CTCGGCGGGCACCGGACTAGCCACCTGCGCGGCCGCCATGGGCTGGAGCTCGGCGTCGGCGTCGCCAGGGCCATCAAGCAGCGGAAGCGGCAGGAGGACAAGCAGCACGACTGCCACATCTGCGGGCTGGGCTTCGAGACGGGCCAGGCGCTGGGCGGGCACATGCGGCGGCACCGCGAGGAGATGGCACTCAGCAGCGCCATGGACCGGTGGGTCGCGCTGTCGGGTCAAGAGGCTGGGCACCAGCACGCCGCCGACCGGCCGCCAGTCTTGCTCGAGCTGTTTGTCTAGTTAGCTAGCTCGATCTCTCTGCTTGCTAATTCAGGACTTGTGCAAATCTTCAGAATGGTACATTAGGTTTATGTTAATTGTTTTTTTCAGAATGAGATAGCCTAATTGTTCGATAGAGTACGTTATTGCTGGTTAGAGTTCTCGTTCATGGAATTTTGCTTTGGATCGGTTCGTTTTCTTGACCGATTGACTGGGGATTTATATGCGCATGTGCATAGCTAAGCCAAATTCTTTTGTTCTAAATGCGATGGACAGAATCTTGTCCTCAGACTGCTGTTCTATGAATATGCTGCTGTTCACGCCCATTGTGTATTTTTTTTTGCGGGGCCATTTTGTATATGATCACAATTCACAAATCCAATTCGGAGCCTAAATTTGTAAAATTCTGCAATATAAAACTCTATCATCACAATTTAAGATCGTCCAAACATTGACAATATAGTGGTGTCCGGAATATTAAGTGGTTTGAGATTTAGAAACCCGTGATCCACTACCTGTGTTTGATCTGTGATCTGTCTGTTCCAAAATATCTGCAGTGAGTGTACATCTGACAAGCAGAGGCGGAGCCAGGATTTCTCAAAGTCTAGGGCTAAAATTAAGTGGCTATAAAAAATGACAAATACCACGCATACCAATGCATGTTTGAAGTACACCGCAAATTCGCACTAACAATGA
Above is a window of Triticum dicoccoides isolate Atlit2015 ecotype Zavitan chromosome 5B, WEW_v2.0, whole genome shotgun sequence DNA encoding:
- the LOC119306616 gene encoding zinc finger protein ZAT5-like, giving the protein MGVGMKRAREEEPVVSLALSLSTDSSATSTTTSESDSSTGAPAMVPRKRARRGRAVATSGEGEFVCKTCGRASETFQVLGGHRTSHLRGRHGLELGVGVARAIKQRKRQEDKQHDCHICGLGFETGQALGGHMRRHREEMALSSAMDRWVALSGQEAGHQHAADRPPVLLELFV